The Tenebrio molitor chromosome 3, icTenMoli1.1, whole genome shotgun sequence genome contains a region encoding:
- the LOC138125392 gene encoding serine/threonine-protein kinase PITSLRE-like, whose product MSYNSGDEQSEDGELRQSPETSRQKGETMDFSLSEEDGENVDSLDIKPPQARVSSQSSRSKRREGHESRSHHKRSERHREERHSHREKHHREKQTRSNKEREHYQREKERYYREITYSEMQYYRDRKEDSSRSRHSDSRKYDEKKPKEGRGTGTEKHRRYEEEKRDRADKTLQDLRERLLSKRTSKGEEELQRLEKGETREKEKKYREVETLDSALQGEAGMYVKEIINISTSEEHKRHKRDDKGKDEEKLSEEERVQQELRKEKLLEAEREMARVKEQSRVERERRHLEKAAKRKQQEEEEFYNKRLRADESNVVTVSDNSEEEAEVQYEDTDNKSESNEESGRSSTNSRHSDRSERSSESRERSPSSERKSRSRSASSERSASVSPKNGREQSEEKEVVEEKEKSEEATKPTIDEHLPPYYPAVQGCRSVEEFQCLNRIEEGTYGVVYRAKDKRTEDIVALKRLKMEKEKEGFPITSLREINTLLKGQHPNIVTVREIVVGSNMDKIFIVMDYVEHDLKSLMETMRHKKQNFMPGEVKCLLKQLLLAVAHLHDNWILHRDLKTSNLLLSHKGILKVGDFGLAREYGSPLKAYTPIVVTLWYRAPELLLCTKEYSTPIDMWSVGCIFAELLLMNALFPGKSEVDQLNRIFRDLGTPSEKIWPGFNKLPAVQKMKFSDYPVSNLRAKFHMLTDLGLNLLTKFLTFDPAQRVTAEEALQHTFFNEAPLPIDPAMFPTWPAKSELGQKRALAASPKPPSGGGEYKKLGGDGDDDGYGFRIGMGVDNRRMGGGFSLKF is encoded by the exons atgtCTTACAATTCGGGCGACGAACAAAGCGAGGATGGTGAGCTGCGTCAGAGTCCGGAGACCTCGCGTCAAAAGGGCGAAACCATGGATTTCAG CCTCTCCGAAGAAGACGGCGAAAACGTGGACTCCTTGGACATCAAGCCCCCTCAGGCCCGCGTCTCGTCGCAAAGTTCGCGGAGTAAGCGGCGCGAGGGTCACGAGAGTCGGTCGCATCACAAGCGATCGGAGCGCCACCGCGAGGAAAGACACTCTCACCGTGAGAAACACCACCGCGAAAAACAAACTCGTTCGAATAAAGAGAGGGAGCACTATCAGCGAGAGAAAGAGCGCTACTATCGGGAAATCACGTACAGCGAGATGCAATACTACAGGGATCGCAAGGAGGACTCGTCGAGGTCGCGACATTCCGATTCGCGCAAGTACGACGAGAAGAAGCCGAAAGAGGGACGCGGGACCGGGACGGAGAAACACAGACGGTACGAGGAGGAGAAGCGGGATCGCGCCGACAAAACTCTTCAGGATCTGAGGGAGAGGTTGCTGAGCAAACGGACGAGCAAAGGGGAAGAGGAGCTGCAGCGGCTGGAAAAGGGGGAGACGCGAGAGAAGGAGAAGAAGTACAGGGAAGTGGAGACGTTGGACAGCGCTTTGCAGGGCGAGGCGGGGATGTACGTCAAAGAAATCATCAACATAAGCACGAGCGAGGAGCACAAGAGACACAAGAGGGACGACAAGGGGAAAGACGAGGAGAAGTTGAGCGAAGAAGAGCGGGTGCAGCAGGAGCTGCGCAAGGAGAAGCTGTTGGAGGCGGAACGGGAGATGGCGCGAGTGAAGGAACAGTCGAGGGTGGAGCGCGAGAGGCGCCACCTGGAGAAGGCGGCGAAGCGGAAGCAGCAAGAAGAGGAGGAATTCTACAACAAGCGGCTGCGAGCCGACGAGTCCAACGTGGTCACGGTTTCCGACAATTCGGAGGAAGAAGCGGAGGTGCAATACGAGGACACCGATAATAAGAGCGAGAGCAACGAGGAGAGCGGCCGGAGCAGCACGAACTCGCGGCACTCGGACAGATCCGAGAGGAGTTCGGAGTCGCGGGAGCGGAGCCCCTCCTCCGAGCGGAAGTCGAGGAGTCGGAGCGCTAGCAGCGAGCGGTCCGCCTCGGTGTCGCCCAAGAACGGACGCGAACAATCCGAAGAGAAGGAAGTCGTcgaagaaaaggaaaagagtGAGGAGGCGACGAAACCGACGATCGACGAACACCTTCCTCCGTACTACCCGGCGGTTCAAGGTTGTCGCTCTGTGGAGGAGTTTCAGTGTTTGAACCGCATCGAAGAGGGGACGTACGGCGTCGTGTACAGAGCCAAAGACAAAAGGACGGAGGACATCGTGGCCTTGAAAAGACTGAAGATGGAGAAGGAGAAAGAAGGTTTCCCGATCACGTCGTTGCGGGAGATCAACACTCTGCTCAAGGGACAACACCCGAACATCGTGACGGTGCGGGAGATCGTCGTCGGGAGCAACATGGACAAGATCTTCATAGTGATGGACTACGTGGAGCACGACCTGAAGTCGCTCATGGAGACGATGCGGCACAAAAAGCAGAACTTCATGCCCGGGGAGGTGAAGTGCCTGCTCAAACAGTTGTTGCTGGCAGTCGCTCACCTCCACGACAACTGGATCCTGCACCGAGACTTAAAAACTTCCAATCTGCTGCTCTCCCACAAGGGCATCCTCAAAGTCGGGGATTTCGGCTTGGCGCGAGAGTACGGTTCTCCGCTCAAAGCCTACACCCCGATCGTGGTCACCCTGTGGTACAGAGCCCCCGAGTTGTTGCTGTGCACCAAAGAGTACTCCACCCCCATCGACATGTGGTCCGTGGGGTGCATCTTTGCCGAGCTCCTCCTGATGAACGCGCTGTTCCCCGGAAAGTCGGAAGTCGACCAGTTGAATCGAATCTTCAGGGACCTGGGCACGCCGAGCGAGAAGATCTGGCCCGGCTTTAACAAGCTTCCCGCGGTGCAAAAAATGAAGTTCAGCGACTACCCAGTGTCGAACTTGCGGGCGAAGTTTCACATGCTCACGGACCTGGGCTTGAACCTGCTCACCAAGTTCTTGACCTTCGACCCGGCGCAGAGAGTCACGGCCGAGGAGGCCTTGCAGCACACGTTCTTCAACGAAGCCCCGCTCCCGATCGACCCCGCCATGTTCCCCACTTGGCCGGCCAAGAGCGAACTGGGACAGAAGAGGGCGCTCGCCGCCAGTCCCAAACCACCGAGCGGAGGTGGCGAATACAAAAAATTG GGGGGCGACGGTGACGACGACGGATACGGATTTCGGATAGGGATGGGGGTCGATAACAGGAGGATGGGCGGCGGGTTCAGCCTCAAGTTCTGA
- the LOC138125398 gene encoding caspase-3-like: MLPEHESLIYKYFVELVRDCDLERMMRSLSSKDPNITRIMDNIKFEDNRRHNNRCILFQLLKAPPPVFHQLVGCLREHKFEELADKLENKPTIRRPFKHTTCCYKLPDNIIQEPAPEVTVCGEQLEIEVTPATKFCDTDDYCYSARSKNRGQVLIINNVRFDTERHQTRRGAEVDEGNLKELFVKIGLSVDMYRNLTRDEIKTVMEKFAHRDYEIAPDVGIVIIMSHGEKIDNKTVIIGSDGQGIEEEWIIHQFNNKTCLLFKDKPKILIFNICRGELVDNLAQFAQHTQSDSALTKKPDIVDGDERYYSDLMICHPSVEGFQAHRDTIRGCWYIELICKVFMENSHEVDVESMLKMVERGLKTRISEKRTRQTSTFLNIAFRTCFLNPGIYEEDGNVVQLEHV; the protein is encoded by the exons ATGCTGCCAGAACACGAAAGTctgatttataaatatttcgtCGAGTTGGTCCGCGACTGTGATTTGGAGAGGATGATGCGGAGTCTCTCCAGCAAGGACCCCAACATCACCAGGATCATGGACAACATAAAATTC GAGGACAATCGCCGCCACAACAACCGCTGCATCCTCTTCCAACTGCTGAAGGCGCCGCCCCCCGTCTTCCACCAACTGGTCGGATGCCTCCGCGAGCACAAATTCGAAGAGCTGGCCGACAAACTCGAGAACAAACCCACGA TCCGCCGCCCCTTCAAgcacaccacctgttgctacAAGCTGCCCGACAACATAATCCAAGAGCCCGCCCCCGAAGTGACCGTGTGCGGCGAGCAGCTCGAGATCGAGGTGACGCCCGCGACGAAATTCTGCGACACCGACGATTACTGTTACAGCGCCCGGTCGAAGAACCGGGGACAGGTGTTGATCATCAACAACGTCCGCTTCGACACCGAGCGCCACCAGACCCGCCGAGGGGCCGAAGTCGACGAGGGCAACTTGAAGGAGCTCTTCGTCAAGATCGGACTGAGCGTCGACATGTACAGGAACCTGACCAGAGAT GAGATCAAGACGGTGATGGAGAAGTTCGCACACAGGGATTACGAGATCGCCCCCGATGTCGGAATCGTGATTATAATGAGCCACGGCGAGAAGATCGACAACAAGACAGTCATCATCGGCAGCGACGGACAAGGAATCGAGGAGGAGTGGATCATCCACCAGTTCAACAACAAGACTTGCCTCCTCTTCAAGGACAAGCCGAAAATACTCATTTTTAACATCTGCAG AGGGGAGCTGGTGGACAACCTGGCGCAGTTCGCTCAACACACGCAGAGCGACTCAGCTCTGaccaaaaagccggacatcgtGGACGGCGACGAGAGGTACTACAGCGACTTGATGATCTGCCACCCATCGGTGGAGGGCTTCCAAGCGCACAGAGACACCATCAGGGGGTGCTGGTACATCGAACTGATCTGTAAAGTGTTCATGGAGAACTCGCACGAAGTCGACGTCGAGTCGATGCTGAAGATGGTCGAAAGGGGTCTGAAAACTCGGATTTCGGAGAAAAGGACGCGGCAGACGTCCACCTTTCTGAACATCGCCTTCAGGACGTGCTTTCTCAATCCGGGAATTTACGAGGAAGATGGCAACGTGGTCCAGCTAGAGCATGTCTGA
- the LOC138125401 gene encoding caspase-6-like has protein sequence MLPEQKDLMYKHFPQLVEKCDLEHILHELIEKDELSKEILNEISLEDNLRHNNRCILFKLINLEQFNAFPGFVEALKQNGFNELVSSLENNYKRITKDNQLHPLDVNIDVKLSTQFYDTNEYNRTGFYTTRSKNRGHVLLVNNIKFPAGNEERHGAETDQENLRTLFEKMGLTVFSFTNLSAYEMYFKTQEFSKNVPETKPDMAIVIFMSHGLMYQNETMIISSDNKMLTEDSFRTIFNNENCALFRGKPKIFIYHICRTVLENPMRETMTDANRSDTQRTYSDMLICHPSVKGYSAYRNSIKGSWYIQLLCKVFMEHAHDMDVESLLKKVDEELEIVSSMPWQLDEGHSTQQTSTFQNIAFKKCYIHPGLYEEDGKVKHFSQT, from the exons ATGCTTCCGGAACAGAAGGACTTGATGTACAAACACTTCCCCCAACTAGTGGAAAAATGCGATTTGGAACATATTTTACACGAATTAATAGAAAAGGATGAATTGAGTAAAGAAATCCTGAACGAAATATCTCTT GAGGACAATCTACGTCACAACAACAGGTGCATTCTCTTCAAACTAATAAATTTGGAACAATTTAACGCTTTCCCGGGTTTTGTTGAGGCCTTGAAACAAAATGGTTTCAATGAGTTAGTATCCAGTTTGGAAAACAACTATAAAAGAATAACTAAAG acaaTCAGTTGCACCCCCTTGACGTCAACATCGACGTGAAATTGTCCACGCAATTTTATGACACCAATGAATACAATAGGACAGGTTTTTACACCACCAGATCAAAAAATCGCGGTCATGTTCTTCTTGtgaataatataaaatttccTGCTGGAAATGAGGAAAGACATGGAGCTGAAACAGATCAGGAGAATCTCAGGACCCTCTTTGAAAAGATGGGGTTGACAGTATTTTCATTTACAAATCTCAGTGCTTatgaaatgtatttcaaaaccCAAGAATTCTCTAAAAATGTACCTGAAACAAAGCCAGATATGGCCATTGTTATTTTCATGAGTCATGGACTGATGTACCAGAATGAGACTATGATCATCAGCAGTGACAACAAGATGCTGACTGAAGACTCTTTcagaacaattttcaacaacGAGAACTGTGCCTTATTCAGGGGGAAACCCAAAATTTTCATCTACCATATTTGTAGAACTGTTCTTGAGAATCCAATGAGAGAGACAATGACAGATGCCAACAGGTCAGACACACAAAGGACCTACAGTGACATGCTGATATGTCATCCTTCAGTGAAAG GTTACTCTGCCTATAGGAACAGTATAAAGGGTTCATGGTACATTCAGTTGTTGTGTAAGGTGTTCATGGAACACGCCCATGACATGGATGTGGAGTCTTTGCTCAAGAAAGTGGATGAAGAACTGGAAATCGTGTCTTCCATGCCTTGGCAACTGGATGAGGGTCACAGTACCCAGCAGACCTCcacttttcaaaatatcgCATTCAAGAAGTGCTACATCCATCCAGGCCTGTACGAAGAAGACGGAAAAGTGAAGCATTTCAGCCAAACCTGA
- the LOC138125403 gene encoding uncharacterized protein — MKNKNFIKFLFGIIIISLFLIIFRQHKPEAIQNIVSTTHQQIRNIKDTFRDSDSKTLVADEKYLNVLGFTDSPRLYPNDIWRNTSLPVIVTYVMEGQESQAVGLINNVGRVLPNNTILVYNLGLGNYGLKTLLTYCNNSRCQSLTFSLADFPSHVDEESIRAYRPLVIQDALQRTGAILFLECNYRFSRHLTHDAMMDLFEKRAKSQGILTWPMNLKNPVSSLTHKKMFQYFHTDAENFLFLQMVNADILLIVNTESVHNDIMLPWVKCALTQDCIVPIGAQSAGCRFDKKPQYRYSGCHSYDTSALNIVLGLKFNMDGSQYMYNEGEKLFESVDLSRAEALLREFEQNITTEGRFLSFDA, encoded by the exons ATGAAGAATAAgaatttcataaaatttctGTTCGGAATAATCATaatcagtttatttttaataatatttaggCAGCACAAGCCGGAAGCTATACAAAACATCGTATCAACAACGCACCAACAAATTCGCAATATCAAG GACACGTTCCGGGATTCGGACAGCAAGACTTTGGTGGCGGACGAGAAATATCTGAACGTTCTGGGATTCACTGACAGTCCCAGGCTGTATCCCAACGACATATGGAGGAACACGTCTCTGCCGGTGATCGTGACCTACGTGATGGAGGGCCAAGAGAGTCAAGCCGTGGGGCTGATCAACAACGTCGGTCGCGTGTTGCCCAACAACACGATTCTAGTCTACAACCTGGGACTGGGTAATTACGGCTTGAAAACG CTTTTGACCTACTGCAACAACAGCAGGTGCCAATCGTTGACCTTCAGTCTGGCGGACTTCCCCTCGCACGTCGACGAGGAAAGCATACGCGCTTATAGACCCCTAGTCATtcaa GACGCCCTCCAACGCACCGGTGCCATTTTATTCCTCGAGTGCAACTACCGATTCTCCCGCCACTTGACCCACGACGCGATGATGGATCTGTTCGAGAAGCGGGCCAAGTCCCAGGGCATCCTCACCTGGCCCATGAACCTGAAAAACCCGGTGTCGAGCCTCACCCACAAGAAGATGTTCCAGTACTTCCACACCGACGCCGAGAATTTCCTCTTTCTCCAGATGGTGAACGCGGACATCCTCCTGATTGTCAACACGGAGTCGGTGCACAACGACATCATGCTGCCGTGGGTGAAGTGCGCCCTCACCCAAGACTGCATCGTCCCGATCGGGGCGCAGTCGGCGGGATGCCGCTTCGACAAGAAGCCCCAGTACAGGTACTCGGGCTGCCACAGCTACGACACCTCGGCGCTCAACATCGTCCTAGGACTCAAGTTCAACATGGACGGCAGCCAGTACATGTACAACGAGGGCGAGAAGCTGTTCGAGAGTGTGGATCTCAGCAGGGCGGAGGCCCTACTGAGAGAGTTCGAGCAGAACATCACGACCGAAGGGCGGTTCTTGTCCTTCGACGCGTAA
- the LOC138125394 gene encoding cyclin-dependent kinase 11B-like — protein MDDCAKNKENFESPLEDGADVSPLRSESCDLREMEDSIEKQPETTKRKHREDYRSHFRHERSASHRDKRHSHRDKHHRDRRHRSAERDKSRHHRKKSYKNEKDSKGNLLGSKYVDSCKYDVERVKDFRNSNRDSENHRSNETENTVPVETEESKNFSEILEEDLKDLADDPSPKRPKFDEDSDVSTETNPSENQMEEEAEEAGERPEFDETLPPYYPAIEGCRSLDEFQCLNRIAEGTYGVVYRYKDKRTDDIVALKKLKMEKEKEGFPITSLREINTLLKGQHPNIVTVREIVVGSNMDKIFIVMDYVEHDLKSLIEMMRRKDLHFAPGEVKCLLKQLLAAVAHLHDNWILHRDLKTSNLLLSHNGILKVGDFGLAREYGSPLRSYTPVVVTLWYRAPELLLCAKEYSTPIDMWSVGCIFAEFLLMNAIFPGKSEVEQINRIFKCLGTPTEKIWPGFNKLPAVQKMKFTNHAMSNLRKKFQMLSDLGLNFLLNFLTFDPHQRITADEALKHPYFNEFPSPIDPSMFPKWPSKSEPGQKRASEASPKAPSGGGEYKKLGDEDGFRIGLETDNSRIGAGFSLKF, from the exons ATGGACGATTGTGCTAaaaacaaggaaaattttgaaagccCGCTAGAAGACGGTGCAGATGTGTCGCCGTTGAGAAGCGAAAGTTGCGatttgag AGAGATGGAGGACTCGATCGAAAAGCAGCCGGAAACCACGAAAAGGAAGCACAGGGAAGATTATCGCAGTCATTTTCGACACGAAAGGTCGGCAAGTCACCGCGACAAAAGACACTCTCACAGAGACAAACACCACAG GGACAGACGTCACCGTTCTGCGGAACGAGACAAGTCGAGACACCACCGCAAAAAATCGTACAAAAACGAGAAAGATAGTAAAGGTAACTTACTAGGATCAAAATATGTCGATTCATGTAAGTATGATGTTGAGAGAGTGAAAGATTTTAGAAATTCAAATCGTGACTCAGAGAATCATAGGAGTAATGAGACAGAAAATACAGTTCCGGTTGAGACggaagaaagtaaaaattttagcGAGATCCTCGAGGAGGACCTGAAAGACTTGGCCGACGATCCCTCACCGAAGCGTCCAAAATTTGACGAGGACAGCGACGTCAGCACGGAAACGAACCCGAGCGAGAACCAGATGGAAGAAGAGGCGGAAGAAGCCGGGGAAAGACCGGAATTCGACGAGACCCTGCCGCCTTATTACCCCGCGATCGAGGGTTGCCGCTCGCTCGACGAGTTCCAGTGTCTCAATCGCATCGCTGAAGGGACGTACGGGGTGGTCTACCGGTACAAGGACAAGCGCACGGACGACATCGTCGCTTTGAAGAAGCTCAAAATGGAGAAGGAGAAAGAAGGCTTTCCTATTACGTCGTTGCGGGAGATCAACACTCTGCTGAAGGGCCAACACCCGAACATCGTGACGGTGAGGGAGATCGTCGTCGGGAGCAACATGGACAAGATCTTCATCGTGATGGACTACGTGGAGCACGACCTCAAGTCGCTGATCGAGATGATGCGGCGCAAGGACCTGCACTTTGCCCCCGGAGAAGTCAAGTGCCTGCTCAAGCAGCTGCTGGCGGCGGTCGCGCACCTCCACGACAACTGGATCCTGCACAGGGACTTGAAGACTTCCAACTTGCTGTTGTCGCACAACGGAATCTTGAAGGTGGGGGATTTCGGGCTGGCGAGGGAGTACGGCTCGCCCTTGCGGTCGTACACCCCGGTGGTGGTCACCCTGTGGTACAGAGCCCCCGAGTTGCTGCTCTGCGCCAAAGAGTACTCCACCCCCATCGACATGTGGTCGGTGGGGTGCATCTTCGCCGAGTTTCTCCTGATGAACGCCATCTTCCCCGGCAAGTCCGAAGTGGAGCAGATCAACAGGATTTTCAAG TGTTTGGGGACTCCCACGGAGAAAATCTGGCCCGGTTTCAACAAGCTGCCGGCCGTGCAGAAGATGAAGTTCACGAATCACGCCATGTCCAATTTGCGGAAAAAGTTCCAGATGTTGAGCGATTTGgggttgaattttttattaaatttcctGACGTTCGACCCGCACCAAAGAATCACGGCCGACGAGGCGCTCAAGCATCCCTACTTCAACGAGTTCCCGTCGCCCATCGACCCCTCCATGTTTCCCAAGTGGCCGTCTAAGAGCGAGCCCGGTCAGAAGAGGGCGTCCGAGGCCAGTCCCAAAGCGCCCTCTGGCGGCGGCGAGTACAAGAAATTG GGCGACGAGGACGGCTTCCGGATAGGACTGGAGACCGACAACAGCAGGATAGGGGCCGGCTTTAGCTTAAAGTTCTaa
- the LOC138125400 gene encoding caspase-6-like: MWSKRVDKKDEKKVVTSTQTVFTTQTSYSSSSRMHRNFSESFSYAGTAQSPSASLSRLDNNYLGIPMPKTSRSSSVSNMGGGIKLDAKPVNLNYQSPYRNSAVYSSFQAPKAQIAVTNLRRPVPSLEQSTTDAQAPKKKLTVKKTGKFYDEGSAVPTYQTHSKKRGEVLIINNIMFEDKGYRQGAKVDHARLEKMFKEMGFKVTVERDLKKSTMESKVKSFSKRSSLFSADISIVIVMSHGTRNETLGGTEVFGIDEKGILVEDLLHNFTEANCKAMVGKPKIFIFQCCRGDNEQFVQSDSTRTPAVESVLADALIAYSTLPGFVSHRDPVHGTWYITTLCEVFSEHAHEYPVEDLLKIVDVKLSSYTKATRQTTHYESRGFKKCFLHPQ, from the exons ATGTGGTCCAAAAGGGTTGATAAAAAGGACGAGAAAAAGGTTGTAAC atCAACCCAGACAGTTTTCACTACCCAAACTAGTTACAGCTCGTCATCTCG gATGCACAGAAATTTCTCTGAATCGTTTTCTTATGCTGGTACGGCACAAAGTCCATCAGCATCCCTGTCACGACTAG ATAATAATTACTTGGGAATTCCGATGCCCAAAACGTCAAGATCGTCATCAGTAAGCAATATGGGTGGTGGTATTAAATTGGACGCTAAACCTGTAAACCTAAATTATCAAAGTCCTTACCGTAATTCCGCTGTTTACAGCAGTTTCCAAGCACCTAAAGCGCAGATCGCAGTTACAAATCTCCGTCGCCCCGTACCTAGCCTAGAACAGTCCACGACGGACGCACAAGCTCCCAAAAAGAAATTAACTGTGAAGAAAACTGGCAAGTTTTACGACGAAGGCTCTGCAGTTCCTACCTACCAGACCCACTCCAAAAAACGCGGCGAAGTCCTCATCATCAACAACATAATGTTCGAAGACAAGGGTTACAGGCAAGGGGCGAAAGTCGACCACGCCAGACTGGAAAAGATGTTTAAGGAGATGGGATTCAAAGTGACGGTCGAGCGCGACCTCAAAAAATCCACCATGGAGTCGAAAGTGAAGAGCTTCAGCAAGAGGAGTTCGTTGTTCTCCGCAGACATTTCCATAGTGATCGTGATGAGCCACGGCACTCGCAACGAAACTCTGGGGGGTACGGAAGTCTTCGGTATCGACGAGAAGGGTATCCTCGTCGAGGACCTGCTACATAATTTCACGGAGGCAAACTGCAAAGCTATGGTCGGCAAGCCaaagattttcatttttcagtgTTGTCGAGGGGATAACGAGCAATTCGTGCAGAGCGACAGCACAAGAACCCCTGCTGTAGAATCGGTACTCGCGGACGCTCTCATAGCCTATTCGACCTTGCCAG GGTTCGTATCGCACAGGGACCCAGTCCACGGGACTTGGTACATCACCACGCTGTGCGAGGTGTTCAGCGAACACGCTCACGAGTACCCCGTGGAAGATTTGCTCAAAATCGTGGACGTGAAACTGAGCAGTTACACCAAGGCGACGCGTCAAACGACCCATTATGAAAGTAGAGGCTTCAAAAAGTGTTTTCTGCACCCTCAGTGA